AGGACGACGACATGACCCATCATTCTTTCCAGCGACTGCTAGAGGGGAAGTACCATGCCGTCGTCGCGGACGTGCGCGAAGAAGTCGTCCTCCAGGCGGCGGGGGCCGAGGATCAGGCCGTCCTGGGATTACAGCCCAACTCGCCCGTCCTGGTGGTGCAACGGTTGAGCATCAGCCGCACCGGCCAGCCCCTGGTGTGGGCAGACATCCACACACGGCCAGACCGGTATCACTACGTCGCTTCGCTCTGGCCGCAGGCCGCCTACCTTCTGAATCGGGCACAGAACCATTAGCGCGGGCAACGGAATTGTAAGGCAATTGTCAGCGAATCGTCGGATGGAAAGGTGTAGTCTGGAGTATCAACGCAGGGAGGAAGACTCATGTCAACCGCAAAGACCCGAATCTACCCCATCAACACCGGATGGGCCGAGGCAGACCTCGGCACGTACATCTTCTTCAAAGGCCCAGGGGGCCAGAAGACCGAAATCCCCATGATTTGCTTCTACGTGGACACCGGCGAGCACAAAATCATGGTGGACACGGGCATTCCCGACGCCGAACGCGCCACGCGCTACCACCACAAGACCCGCAAGGCGGACTGCTTGGACAGCCCCGATGCGCTCCTGAAGATGGGCGTGAACCCCGACGACATAGACATCTGCATCTTCACCCATCTGCACTGGGATCACGTTTCCTGCATGAAGCGGTTCCGCAACGCGCGCTACATCGTCTCGGCGGCAGAATTGCATTGGGCGTACAACCCGCTGCCCTTGTACTACCGCTCCTACGAGTCGCCGGTGCTGGGGATAGAAGCGCCCTTCATCGGCTGCAACTTTGAGGTGGTGGAGGGAGAAGCCACCATCGTGCCGGGCGTGAAGGTCTTCCCCACCCCCGGGCACACGCCGGGCCACCAGTCCGTGGAAGTGCAGACCGAGGCGGGCACCATCGTGCTCGTCGGCGACGCCATCTTCACCTACCGCAACTTTGAGCCGAACATGGACGAGCACTGGCGCTACTGGGTACAACAGCGGTTCGTCAGCATGATTGACGGCTGGCGGAGCATGGAGGAAATTGACCGGCGCGCGGACTTCATCCTGCCGTGCCACGACGCCAAGGTCATGGAGCATCCGGTGTATCCCTATCCGGGGATGCCACTCCGAAAACGCAGGGAGCCGATCCCTGGCGCGCCGTTCTATTTCGCGGGAATCTAGTCGGCACCCCACCGCCTGGCCTGCGAGCCAGGCATGGGCCGTGCGCGACATCCTCAACACCCGTGCGTCATGAGCGAGGGAACCCATGAAAACCAAGCGCACCGTTGTCATCGTCGCCACCTTGGACACCAAGGGCGAGGCGGCGGCGTACCTTCGCGACGAGATCGCGTCCTGGGGACTGGACACCATCCTCATTGACCCGGGCGTGCTGGGCACCCCCACGGTCAAGCCCGACATCACGCGCGAGGAAGTGGCCCAGGCCGCCGGCACCACACTGCAAGCGCTCATCGCCCAGGGCAAGAAGGGCATCTGCATCGCCAAGCAGACCGAGGGCCTCTGCAACATCGTGCGCAGGCTCTGGGAAGAAGGACGACTGGACGGCATCGTCGCCATTGGCGGCGGCCAAGGCACGTCCATCGGCACCGCCGCCATGCGGGTGCTGCCGGTCGGCGTGCCCAAACTCATGCTCTCCACCATCGCAAGCGGCCTGTTCCGTTTCGGCCCCTACGTCGGGACGAAAGACATCTGCATGATGCACTCGGTAACCGACATCCTGGACGTGAACGCCATCAGCCGCCCCATCCTTCGCAATGCCGCCAACGCCATTGCGGGCATGGCCCTGCGCCACCCCGCCCCGGCCCAACACGAGAAGCCCGTCATCGCGGTTACGCAACTCGGCATCACCACGCCTTGCGTCATGCGCGTCAAAGCCATCCTGGAAACCAAAGGCTACCAGATCGTGCCCTTCCATGCCAACGGCTCCGGCGGCCCGGCCATGGAAGACCTGATAGAAGCCGGGAAGTTCGCGGGCGTCATAGACCTCAGCGTGCACGAGGTCATTGATGGCATCTACGACGGGCTGGCCGGCGCGCAGAACCGCATGGACGCGCTGACCCGCTATGCGATTCCAGCCGTCGTCTCCGTGGGCGGCGGCGACTACCTCCTGTGGGAGAGCGTGGACAAGGCTCCGCCCGCCTACCGCGACCGGCCCAAGATGGTGCACAACGCGCAGATGACGGTGTTCCAGCCCTCTCCGGAAGAAATGGCCACTGCCGCGCGTGCGATGATTGACCGACTCAACCGCGCGCTCGGCCCCACGTTGGTCATCATCCCCACGGTGGGCTTCTCGGACATGAACCAGCCCGGACGCGAACTCTACAACCCCGAAGGCAACGAGGCGGTGATCCGCGAGTTCCAGACAGGGCTGCGGCCGGAAGTGCCGCTCGTGCTCATTCCGGCGCACATCAACGACCCAATCTTCGCCGACGCGGTGGCCGATTGCATGGCCCGCCTTTTGGATGGCGAAAAGCCCGCGGAGGTGGCGGCGCGGTACGGAAACGGGGGATAGTGCCATGAGACTGGCGGCGGACACGGACTTCGGTCGCGTGCGGCGGGCAATGCTCCGCCAAGGCGACCGTGACCGCGCGCCGCTGTTTGAACTCTCGGTCCACAACACCATCAAGGCGCGGTTTCTCGGGCGCCCCGTCCGCACATGGGCCGACGAAGTGGAGTTCTGGCAGGCCGCCGGATACGACTTCGTGCCCGTCCGTGCGGGCGTTCGCTCGCTGGTGCGCGGTGTGCACCCCGCCATAACCGAATGGCTTCGGCAGCGAAAACCCGAAGCCCTCCAGCAGCACGCCCGCGGGTGGGCCAGCGAGACCGTGGGCATCATCGCCACGCGCGACGAGTTTGAGCAATTCCCGTGGCCGGCGCCGGAAACCCTGAGCGGGTACCAGGACTACCCCTCGCTGGAGGCGCAACTCGCCGCCATCGCCGAGTGCCTCCCGCCCACGATGAAGGTGATACCCCAACTGGGATACATCTTCATGGGCGCGTGGCAACTCATGGGCCTGGAGAACTTCAGCCTCCAGTTGGCCGACGACCCCGAATTCGTGAAGGCCGTCATAGACAAACTGGGCAATTTGCAGATGGCCGTCCTGGAGATTCTCCTGCAGCACGAGTGCGTGGGCGCTATCTGGATGCCCGACGACCTGTGCTACAACACGGGGCCGCTGGTGTCGCCCAAGGTGTACCGACGGTTGGTCTATCCCTGGTACCAGGCCATTGTCCAGAGGTGCCACCAGGCCAACCTACCCGTCGGCTTCCACAGCGACGGCGACCTGGCGCGCGTCCTGGCCGACCTGGTGGAATGCGGCTTTGACTGCATCCACCCGCTTGAGCCGCCCATGAATGACATCATTACTGTCAAGCGCCAGTGGGGACATCGCATTTCCGTCGCCGGCAACATTGACCTCAAGGCCACCCTGTGCGGCGGCACGCCCGCCGACGTAGAGGCCGAAGTGCGACAGAAAGCCGCTGCCCTGGCTCCGGGTGGGGGGTGGCTCATCGGATCCAGCAACTCCATCCCCGACTTCGTTCCGTTTGAGAACTACCTGGCGCTTCTGGAATGCAGCCTGAAATACGGGCGCTACCCGGCAGGCGGATAGCCGAGCCGCCATCGGCCACGACATACGGAGGGAAAGCATGAGGATCGCGATCATCGGCACGCTGGACACCAAAGGCCACGAGGTTCGTTTCGTGCGCGATACCATCGCTGCCCTGGGACACGAAACGCTTATCCTTGACCCGGGCACGCTCGGCCAGCCCGCCATCCCCGCCGATGTGTCCCGCACCGAAATCGCGCGGGCCGCGGGCTGGGAATTGCCCGACCTCCTCGCCACCCGCGACAAGGCGCTCATCCAGTCCACCATGACCAACGGCCTAGTGAGCACGGTAACCCGCCTTTACCAGCAAGGCGCATTCCAGGGGGTGATCGCCGTCGGCGGCGCGCAGGGAACCGCCATCGCCACAGCCGCCATGCGCGCCCTTCCGGTCGGCGTCCCGAAGTTCATGGTGTCCACCGTGGCCTGCGGCAAGACCACTTTCGGCCCCTACGTGGGCACGAAGGACATCGCCATGCTGCACTCGGTGGCCGACATCTCGGGGCTGAACCGCATTACGCGCCGCCTGCTGGCCCAGGCCGCGAGGGCCGTCGTCGCCATGGCCGCCGAACCGCCTGCTGCCGAGATGCCCGACCGAGAACTCGTCGCCATCACCCAGGCCGGCATCACCACGCCCGGCGTCATGGCCGTGAAGGAGCGCCTGGAAGCCCTCGGCTTTGAGGTCGTCGCGTTCCATTGCAACGGCATCGGCGGGCAGGCGATGGAGGAACTCATCTCGCAGGGCGTGATTCGCGGCCTCATTGACTTCTCGCCCCACGAGATCACCGACCTCCTCTTCGGCGGCCTCATGCCCGCCGCGCCAGAGCGGATGAAGGCCGCGGGGCTTATGGGCATCCCACAGGTCGTCGTCCCGGGCTGCACCGACATCCGACTCCACGGCGTGGGCGATGAGTTGCCGTTGGAGGTGAGGGACCGCGCATGCGTTCGCCACTCCCCGACGCACACGCACGTGCGCACCACGCCCGAGGAGATGGAACAGGTGGCGCATTTCATCGCCACGCGCCTGAACGAAGGCCACGGCCCGCGCGCCTCGGTCATCCCCTTGCGCGGCTACAGCATGTTGAACAAGCAAGGGCATCCGTTGTACGATGAGGCGGCGAACATGGCCTACGTGCTCACCATGCGCCGAGAACTCGCGCCCGAGGTGCGCCAGGTGGAAGTGGACGCCCACATCAACGACCCGGAGTTCGCCGACGTTGTCGTGGAAACCTTCATGAGCCTGCGCCGCGAAGCCGGCAACGCCAGCGTCCCTCCCGCGACGCGGCCACAGGAGATATGAGGCCATGACGGACAGGATGACCCCCCGCGAGCGCGTCATCGCCGCGGTAGAGCATCGCTCTCCCGACCGCGTGCCCATTGACATCGGCGGCTCGTCGGTAACTACCATCATCGGGAAAGCCTACGAGCGCCTGAAGGCAACGCTTGGTATCGCCGGCGAGACGCGCTATATGAAGCGCAAATCGGGCACGGTGTTCCTAGACGAGCAAATCGCCGTGCGGCTGCATTCGGACACGCGGCCCCTCCTGCCCGGCAGCCCCGATGGATGGCAGGACATCTACTTCGCCGATGGTTCGTTCCAGGACGAGTGGGGCGTCGTGTGGGCCAGGGCGGGCGAAGGCCACTACGCGCCTGTGGGCAACCCGCTCCGCGCCGCCGACTTGGACGACCTGGCGCGGTACCTGTGGCCCGACCCGCTCAACCCAGGCCGGACGCGCGGCCTCCGCGACCAGGCCCGGCGCCTGCACGAGGAAACGGACTACGCCGTCGTGTTGAGCCTGCCGGTGGGGTTCGTGCACCAGAGCCAGTATCTTCGCGGCTACCAGGAATACCTCATGGACTTGATTCTGAACCCCGCCTTCATTGAAGCCCTCATGGACAGGACGCTGGAGTTCTGGATGCACCTGGCCTCGGCGGTGCTGGATGAGGTCGGCCCGTTCGTGGACGTCATCCAATTCGGCGACGACGTGGCATTCCAGGACCGGCCCATGGTGGACCCGCGCCGCTACCGTCGGATGATCAAGCCGCGCCACAAGCAGATGATAGATTTGCTCAAGAGCAAATCCCGCGCCAAAGTGCTGTATCACTGTTGCGGCGCGGTGAGCACCCTGATTCCCGATTTCATTGACATAGGCGTGGACGCGCTCAATCCCGTGCAGGTATCGGCCGTGGGCATGGACACCGCGCGCCTGAAGGCCGAATATGGGAATCACATCGCGTTCTGGGGCGCTGTGGATACCAGCCACGTCCTGCCCTGCGGCTCGCCCCAGGACGTGCGCGAAGAGGTGATGCGCCGCATCCAGGACCTGGGCGCGGGCGGCGGGTACGTCGTCGCGTCCGTCCACAACATCCAGGAAGACGTGCCGCCCGAGAACATCCTGG
The sequence above is drawn from the Chloroflexota bacterium genome and encodes:
- a CDS encoding Tm-1-like ATP-binding domain-containing protein gives rise to the protein MKTKRTVVIVATLDTKGEAAAYLRDEIASWGLDTILIDPGVLGTPTVKPDITREEVAQAAGTTLQALIAQGKKGICIAKQTEGLCNIVRRLWEEGRLDGIVAIGGGQGTSIGTAAMRVLPVGVPKLMLSTIASGLFRFGPYVGTKDICMMHSVTDILDVNAISRPILRNAANAIAGMALRHPAPAQHEKPVIAVTQLGITTPCVMRVKAILETKGYQIVPFHANGSGGPAMEDLIEAGKFAGVIDLSVHEVIDGIYDGLAGAQNRMDALTRYAIPAVVSVGGGDYLLWESVDKAPPAYRDRPKMVHNAQMTVFQPSPEEMATAARAMIDRLNRALGPTLVIIPTVGFSDMNQPGRELYNPEGNEAVIREFQTGLRPEVPLVLIPAHINDPIFADAVADCMARLLDGEKPAEVAARYGNGG
- a CDS encoding Tm-1-like ATP-binding domain-containing protein is translated as MRIAIIGTLDTKGHEVRFVRDTIAALGHETLILDPGTLGQPAIPADVSRTEIARAAGWELPDLLATRDKALIQSTMTNGLVSTVTRLYQQGAFQGVIAVGGAQGTAIATAAMRALPVGVPKFMVSTVACGKTTFGPYVGTKDIAMLHSVADISGLNRITRRLLAQAARAVVAMAAEPPAAEMPDRELVAITQAGITTPGVMAVKERLEALGFEVVAFHCNGIGGQAMEELISQGVIRGLIDFSPHEITDLLFGGLMPAAPERMKAAGLMGIPQVVVPGCTDIRLHGVGDELPLEVRDRACVRHSPTHTHVRTTPEEMEQVAHFIATRLNEGHGPRASVIPLRGYSMLNKQGHPLYDEAANMAYVLTMRRELAPEVRQVEVDAHINDPEFADVVVETFMSLRREAGNASVPPATRPQEI
- a CDS encoding uroporphyrinogen-III decarboxylase, which encodes MTDRMTPRERVIAAVEHRSPDRVPIDIGGSSVTTIIGKAYERLKATLGIAGETRYMKRKSGTVFLDEQIAVRLHSDTRPLLPGSPDGWQDIYFADGSFQDEWGVVWARAGEGHYAPVGNPLRAADLDDLARYLWPDPLNPGRTRGLRDQARRLHEETDYAVVLSLPVGFVHQSQYLRGYQEYLMDLILNPAFIEALMDRTLEFWMHLASAVLDEVGPFVDVIQFGDDVAFQDRPMVDPRRYRRMIKPRHKQMIDLLKSKSRAKVLYHCCGAVSTLIPDFIDIGVDALNPVQVSAVGMDTARLKAEYGNHIAFWGAVDTSHVLPCGSPQDVREEVMRRIQDLGAGGGYVVASVHNIQEDVPPENILAMADAAYEFGQGAAHR
- a CDS encoding N-acyl homoserine lactonase family protein, with protein sequence MSTAKTRIYPINTGWAEADLGTYIFFKGPGGQKTEIPMICFYVDTGEHKIMVDTGIPDAERATRYHHKTRKADCLDSPDALLKMGVNPDDIDICIFTHLHWDHVSCMKRFRNARYIVSAAELHWAYNPLPLYYRSYESPVLGIEAPFIGCNFEVVEGEATIVPGVKVFPTPGHTPGHQSVEVQTEAGTIVLVGDAIFTYRNFEPNMDEHWRYWVQQRFVSMIDGWRSMEEIDRRADFILPCHDAKVMEHPVYPYPGMPLRKRREPIPGAPFYFAGI